The following proteins are encoded in a genomic region of Elusimicrobiota bacterium:
- a CDS encoding HepT-like ribonuclease domain-containing protein, which yields MDMDYKSINKHLNFLRDYIEYLVKEKRQGKTFSRLRNEEALRYSIAFSLFQAVQNCLDVGNHIISEINFQRPETAKETFEVLSKREIISRKTLRFLVKMVDFRNRVVHRYGEVRTKELYFMTKNLKPFLVFEKEIVKFLKKRQQGKAT from the coding sequence ATGGATATGGATTATAAAAGCATAAATAAACATCTAAATTTTTTAAGAGATTATATTGAATATCTTGTAAAAGAAAAAAGACAGGGTAAAACTTTTAGCAGGTTAAGAAATGAAGAAGCTCTTCGGTATAGTATTGCTTTTTCGCTTTTTCAGGCGGTTCAGAATTGTCTTGATGTTGGAAATCATATCATTTCCGAGATAAATTTCCAGCGTCCTGAAACAGCAAAAGAAACTTTTGAAGTTCTTTCTAAAAGAGAAATAATTTCTCGAAAAACATTGAGGTTTCTTGTAAAAATGGTTGATTTTAGGAACCGAGTAGTCCATCGGTATGGTGAAGTGAGAACAAAAGAATTGTATTTTATGACAAAAAACTTAAAACCGTTTCTTGTATTTGAAAAGGAAATAGTAAAATTTTTGAAAAAACGCCAACAGGGAAAAGCAACATAG
- a CDS encoding nucleotidyltransferase domain-containing protein has protein sequence MDWKLLLREIKKDKNIVAVYLFGSQVKGNADKKSDYDIAFLCKYPPKNEWNYISKFSCLFIKETLDIKILNENALFFQFLVIETGKVLYCSNHRKRIEYEAHLISEYQDYKPYLDYYDKCMYKHIMEGSYGYGL, from the coding sequence ATGGACTGGAAATTATTGTTGAGAGAAATAAAAAAAGATAAAAATATTGTTGCTGTATATCTTTTTGGTTCACAAGTAAAAGGCAATGCTGATAAAAAAAGCGATTACGATATTGCGTTTCTTTGTAAATATCCGCCGAAAAACGAGTGGAATTATATTTCCAAATTTAGTTGTTTATTTATAAAAGAGACACTTGATATAAAAATTCTTAACGAGAATGCCCTTTTTTTTCAATTTCTTGTAATAGAAACAGGGAAGGTATTGTATTGTTCAAATCACAGAAAAAGAATAGAATATGAAGCGCATCTCATAAGCGAGTATCAAGATTATAAACCATATCTTGATTATTATGACAAATGTATGTATAAGCATATAATGGAAGGTTCTTATGGATATGGATTATAA
- a CDS encoding class II fructose-bisphosphate aldolase has protein sequence MDKYKDIDVLVWDAVFGDDETKKYCRYLIRKKAQENGLGPASIYELYKAIGKSEISGFTVPAMNLRGMAYDMACAAFRAAKKTKSAAIIFEIARSEMGYCDQKPSEFVSAVLAAALKENYKYPVFVQGDHFQVKEKGYKTDPQKELDGIKKLIAESVDAGFYSIDLDTSTLVDLSKPTVKEQQKNNYDVAVELTNFIRSIEPEGVTVMLGGEIGEIGGKNSNEEELRAYISGYNETLGSGKIGISKIAVQTGTEHGGVLDANGKPVKDVKLDFATLEKLSKIAQKDYGLAGCVQHGASTLPSEMFDKFPKTNTAEIHLATEFQNMIFDAPKFPADLKNKIYEWLKVNCVSEKKEGETESKFFYKTRKKAWGPFKKETWSIAEKIKAEIMSELEKKFVFLYEKLNVVNTDKIVKKYVKVPKVEIKKPGIAASEKFEGAD, from the coding sequence ATGGATAAGTACAAAGACATTGATGTTCTGGTATGGGATGCAGTTTTTGGAGATGATGAAACAAAAAAGTATTGCAGATATTTGATTAGGAAAAAAGCACAAGAAAACGGGTTAGGTCCTGCATCAATTTACGAACTTTACAAAGCAATCGGGAAAAGTGAAATATCAGGATTTACCGTGCCTGCAATGAATCTCCGCGGTATGGCGTATGATATGGCTTGTGCGGCATTCCGTGCTGCAAAAAAAACCAAATCTGCTGCAATCATTTTTGAAATTGCACGAAGCGAAATGGGATATTGTGACCAGAAGCCATCTGAATTTGTTTCCGCAGTTCTTGCAGCAGCACTCAAAGAAAATTATAAGTATCCAGTTTTTGTTCAAGGTGACCATTTCCAGGTAAAAGAAAAGGGATATAAAACAGACCCGCAAAAAGAACTTGATGGGATAAAAAAACTGATTGCTGAATCGGTTGACGCCGGGTTTTATTCAATAGACCTTGATACCTCAACACTGGTTGACTTATCAAAACCGACTGTGAAAGAACAGCAAAAAAATAATTACGATGTTGCAGTTGAACTTACAAATTTTATTCGGTCAATTGAACCAGAAGGTGTAACAGTTATGCTCGGTGGCGAGATTGGTGAAATAGGCGGTAAAAATTCTAATGAAGAAGAATTGCGTGCATACATCAGTGGATATAATGAAACACTCGGTTCTGGAAAAATCGGTATTTCTAAAATCGCAGTCCAGACAGGTACAGAACACGGTGGTGTGCTTGATGCTAATGGTAAGCCGGTAAAAGATGTCAAACTGGATTTTGCTACACTTGAAAAACTGTCTAAAATTGCACAAAAGGATTACGGACTGGCTGGCTGTGTCCAGCATGGTGCGTCAACACTGCCTTCAGAGATGTTTGATAAATTCCCGAAAACAAATACCGCTGAAATACATCTTGCAACAGAATTCCAGAATATGATTTTTGATGCACCAAAGTTCCCAGCCGACCTGAAAAACAAAATTTATGAATGGCTGAAGGTTAATTGTGTATCAGAAAAAAAAGAGGGCGAGACGGAATCCAAATTTTTCTATAAAACACGCAAAAAAGCATGGGGACCATTCAAAAAAGAAACATGGTCAATTGCTGAAAAAATTAAAGCGGAGATTATGTCAGAACTTGAAAAAAAATTCGTATTCCTTTATGAAAAACTGAATGTGGTTAATACCGACAAAATTGTAAAAAAATATGTGAAAGTGCCGAAAGTAGAAATCAAGAAACCTGGAATTGCCGCCTCTGAAAAATTTGAAGGTGCTGATTGA
- a CDS encoding DUF2283 domain-containing protein, with protein MEKIRVYYDEIGNTLNVWFDDPQKEVVSEEVGGEVILNKDKDDKVIGFEKLNFISKPDEMKIKKVPVEILV; from the coding sequence ATGGAAAAAATAAGGGTCTATTATGATGAAATTGGGAATACATTAAATGTCTGGTTTGATGACCCTCAAAAGGAAGTGGTTTCTGAAGAGGTTGGCGGAGAGGTCATCCTGAATAAAGACAAGGATGATAAAGTAATTGGTTTTGAAAAATTAAATTTTATCTCTAAACCAGATGAAATGAAAATAAAAAAAGTTCCTGTGGAAATTCTGGTATAG
- a CDS encoding DUF4258 domain-containing protein: protein MDEILFEVNCFHFNKKIRTTIEYWQRITNEKHPSIKGQENKIISVIQNPDEIRQSKKDSDVFLYYRLFDEKYICVISKFLNDEGFIITAYSTTKIKEGKIIWKK from the coding sequence ATGGATGAAATACTTTTTGAAGTAAATTGTTTTCATTTTAATAAAAAGATTAGAACTACAATAGAATATTGGCAACGGATAACAAATGAAAAACATCCATCAATAAAGGGACAAGAAAATAAAATTATTTCAGTTATTCAAAATCCTGATGAGATAAGGCAAAGTAAAAAAGACAGTGATGTGTTTTTATATTACAGATTATTTGATGAAAAATACATTTGTGTAATATCAAAATTTCTAAATGATGAAGGTTTCATTATTACGGCGTATAGTACAACAAAAATCAAGGAGGGTAAGATAATATGGAAAAAATAA
- a CDS encoding acetyl-CoA carboxylase carboxyltransferase subunit alpha codes for MSNLLDFEKPVIELETKIAELKKISEEHKQDFSAEIKTLEEKCDKLKTEIFGNLSAWQKVQLARHPNRPHTLEFVNNLMTDFVELHGDRHFADDKAIICGFAKFNNEQIAVAGHQKGKTTDENMMRNFGMPNPEGYRKALRIFKLAEKFNRPIITFVDTSGAYPGIGAEERGQSEAIARNLFEMSQLKVPIVVCIIGEGGSGGALAISVGDRLLMLENAIYSVISPEGCAAILFKENATEKIPEVAESLKLTAQDLKKFGIIDEIIKEPLGGAHRNVEETAKTLGCAIKKNLCELKKLPTEKLLEARYQKYREIGEFKEKKVKTKKVKDG; via the coding sequence ATGTCTAATCTTCTTGATTTTGAAAAACCTGTTATAGAACTTGAAACTAAAATCGCTGAGTTAAAAAAAATTTCTGAAGAACATAAACAGGATTTTTCGGCTGAAATCAAAACACTGGAAGAAAAATGCGATAAACTGAAAACAGAAATTTTTGGGAATCTTTCCGCCTGGCAAAAAGTTCAATTAGCAAGGCATCCTAACCGACCTCATACTCTTGAATTTGTAAATAATCTAATGACTGATTTTGTAGAACTACACGGTGATAGACATTTTGCCGACGATAAGGCGATTATTTGTGGGTTTGCAAAGTTCAATAACGAGCAAATTGCAGTTGCCGGTCACCAGAAAGGTAAAACTACTGATGAAAATATGATGCGAAATTTTGGGATGCCAAACCCTGAGGGATATAGAAAAGCACTCCGCATTTTTAAACTTGCTGAAAAATTTAATAGGCCTATTATCACTTTTGTTGATACCTCAGGTGCATACCCCGGAATCGGTGCGGAAGAACGAGGTCAATCAGAAGCAATCGCAAGAAACCTGTTTGAAATGTCACAGCTAAAAGTGCCAATTGTTGTCTGTATTATCGGTGAAGGTGGCTCAGGTGGCGCACTCGCTATTTCCGTTGGTGACCGACTGCTTATGCTTGAAAATGCTATCTATTCTGTGATTTCACCTGAAGGTTGTGCGGCGATTCTGTTCAAAGAAAACGCAACTGAAAAAATTCCAGAAGTCGCTGAATCGTTAAAACTTACTGCACAGGATTTGAAAAAATTCGGGATTATTGATGAAATAATAAAAGAACCTTTAGGCGGTGCACACCGAAATGTTGAAGAAACTGCAAAAACTTTGGGCTGTGCTATCAAAAAAAATCTGTGTGAACTAAAAAAATTGCCAACTGAAAAATTGTTAGAAGCACGATACCAAAAATATAGAGAAATAGGTGAGTTCAAAGAAAAGAAAGTTAAAACCAAAAAAGTAAAAGATGGATGA